Within the Gossypium hirsutum isolate 1008001.06 unplaced genomic scaffold, Gossypium_hirsutum_v2.1 scaffold_370, whole genome shotgun sequence genome, the region tttctttccatcaaacaaaaaaaactcATTGGCGCCGAGCGTGAGGGAATGCTAGACGTTTGGTAATTTCTCCTTCGGCCAGGAGAAAAGATCCCATTGAAGCAGCCAATCCCATGCATATTGTATACACATCTGGTTGCACAAATTGCATAGTATCATAAATAGCTACTCCGGGTATTACCCATCCGCCAGGAGAGTTTATAAACAAATACAGATCTTTGGTATCAATCTCTATACTGAGATATACCATAAGACCAATAAGTTGATTCGAGATCTCGCTATCAACCTCTTGGCCTAAAAAAAGTAATCTTTCTCGATAAAGTCGGTTGATTAGGATAAAATTGTATCCCTTAGTAGCCGTACAGGCACCTTTTGATGCATACGGTTCaacaaaaattgtgaaaaaaatcaATGTGTAGATTCCAGCCATCCTTCGTTTTTTCTAGTGTGCCTTTTCTAACTTCTAATTTCTAACGAAGGGGCTTTTtcttacatttttaaataaaatgaaattaaagaaagATAAGTTTTGGCCCATTTtcctataatctataatatagaaaaaattcGCTAAACTTATCGCACAAACTTTTCATtgatctattttttttcattggGATTCAATCCAAATCACGATGTCATTTTCTTGTTCCTGAATGGGtttcatcaattttttattcaatttttttaggtTTATGCTCTACTCCGAGTAAAGATCCGCCCGATTTTGATTTGCGCATATAGGACAAATGACCCAATACCACATCTTTTTGCTatgatttcatttccttttttttattttaattcctttttctttcatGTTTTCCGCCAAATATTCAACGTATTTCTCATATTATTCGATTGATTAATAGTTTGAAATCGTTCTTATTTCTATTTcgaatttgtaaataaaaaagatttatgATTATGATACAGGTGGTAATCATAAATGTATTACCAATTGGGTTTTTTCTAAACGGAGCCTGGATGCTTCATCTTTTCGGTCCAACCAAGCCAACCATAAATCATtctaattgaaaatattaatctGATACCCCCCCAAAAAATGAAATGAATCTAAAATCTAAATAGAAAATGGCTTGAATGAAATCATAAGACTATCTCTGTTGtacacttttctttattttcctggGATTGTAGTTCAATTGGTCAGAGCACCGCCCTGTCAAGGCGAAAGCTACTCCGGTAGAAATTTCGCAACTTCGAAATGTATCGAAACCTTGGGTAGTAAAAAGAAGTGGGATACTGTATTTCCAGGATTGAATTTCATATTCGAATGAACCTCGTAATCGTAAGAAAGTAGGTTTTTTAGCGATGGGCCTAGCAAAAGAAAAATTAGGATAGGGCCCTGCGGGATCCCCCCTCAAAATCGGACATGAGAGTTTCCTCTCATCCGGCTCAAGTAGTTACACCAAATAAAGATAAAGTAAAGAAGTTCTCGCTTTCAAATTCTAGAACCCCCCAAAAAAGGTCTACTCTTTACTCAAGTTCCAAGAAACATTTCATTGATTGATTCCATTCATTTCTATTTTGAATTCGAAGATAATTCAAATTTTTGAGTCTAAAAAGAGTTTCATTCTAATTATCTAGACTTATAACGTAATTCAGTCATTGATAAACAATTTGTTGGACAATACTCACGCAGTTACCACAAAATATACAAATTCCGAAATCAATACTGTAATTAAGCAATCGTTTTTTTCAAATATCCGTTTCAAATTTCCAATCAACAACGGGTAGATCTATAGGGCATACACGAACACATACTTCACAAGCAATGcatttatcaaattcaaaatgGATTCATCCGCGGAAACGCTCTGATGTGATTAATTTTTCATAAGGATATTGAATAGTTACGGGTAAATGATTTGCGTGGGATAAGGTAATCATGAAACCTTGACCAATGTACCTTGCTGCTCGGACTGTTTGGTGGCCATAATTCATGAACCCAGTTACCATAGGGAACATATCGTGAATATCTATGAatctcatattttttttctttacagtGAAAGAAGTTGGAAAGAAGTTGTTAATAATAGATTACCGAGAGAAATGGGTAAAAGAAATTTCCACCCGAGATTTAATAATTGGTCCATTCTTAACCTAGGTAAAGTCCATCGTGTTGCGatagaaataaacaaaaacaaataagttTTAGCTAATGTAATAAAGATACCAATTGTCGTTCCAATgattccatttattttatttatttcaaatagcTCAGGGACGAATACGTACGGAATGGAAATATTCCAACCCCTCAAGTAAAGAACTGTTACAAATAACGAAGAAAGTAATAGATTTAGATAGGAAGCAacataaaataaaccaaatttgatACCTGAATATTCGGTTTGATACCCTGCTACTAATTCTTCCTCCGCTTCTGGTAAATCAAAAGGTAATCTCTCGCATTCTGCTATTTTTTTGAGAAATGGGAAATTCAAAATGCTCGGGGATGAAAATGGGGAAATGTTTACAATACCTGGGTTGAATCAGATACAATTTGAAGGATTTTGTGGGTCCAAGAGTTTTATAAAACGTTCTTGGTGGAAAACAATGTGAATGAAAGATCCCACTGAATTGAATTAGGTCCATGAATCTAAGAAATAGTGAGAATTCTTGATCTCTCTCAATTCGAAAGTCCAGGATTTGAATTGATGTCCTTTCATTGATTCCTCCTAAATTGCATTGATTTATCCTAAAGATTTCATTTCAATTGGAATTTGGTTATTCACCATGTACGAGGATCCCCGCTAAGCATCCATGGCTGAATGGTTAAAGCGCCCAATTCGCTCGAATGACCCCTTCTCATAACGGTCCTAAGGTAGCGAAATTCCTTGTCGGGTAAGTTCCGACCCGCACGAATGGCGTAACGATCTGGGCACTGTCTCGGAGAGAGGCTCGGTGAAACAATTAAAGGATTTAAATTGATCCTTTTTGGAGAATTAGACGGTCTTCCTAAACATGCCTTTTATTTGGTAGGTAACATCGACGAAGCTACTGCGAAGGCTACGAACTTAGAAATGGAGAGCAAATTGAAGAAATGACCTTAAATCTTTGCGTACTTACCCCTAATCGAATTGTTTGGGATTCAGAAGTGAAAGAAATCATTTTATCTACTAATAGCGGACAAATTGGCGTATTACCAAATCACGCGTCTATTGCCACAGCTGTAGATATAGGTATTTTGAGAATACGCCTCAACGACCAATGGTTAACGATAGCTCTGATGGGTAGTTTTGCTAGAATAGGCAACAATGAAATCACTATTTTAGTAAATGATGCGGAGAAGGGTAGTGACATTGATCCACAAGAAGCTCAGCAAGCTCTTGAAATAGCGGAAGCTAACTTGAGGAAAGCTGAAGGCAAGAGGCAAACAATTGAGGAAAATCTAGCTCTCAgacgggctaggacacgagtcGAGGCTATCAACGCGATTTCGTAACGAGTTGGTTAATCGAAAGAATTTCCGTAGAAACAGAACTTTTGTTTATACATCCCATTTTGATTCTGCCGATTAAATAGAATCAAATACAATCAAAAGTGAAATCTGATTTTGATCTAacgaaaaatttgaaaattgaaaacggAAATAGAATAGgatgaaaaagatagaaaatcaataaaataaggtGGGTAGAAAACTTATTAGACACCGGGATCGATGGTATCTAATAAGTTCTACCTACTATTGGATTTGAGCCAATGACTCCCGCCGTATGAAAGCAATACTCTAACCACTGAGTTAAGTAGGTCATTTATTATCATAAGGAATcataaagagaaagaaaagggaccTATTACATCGATGGATTATAAATCCAATATTACTTCTAAGCAATACCAATCAAACCGACCAAAAGGGTATGATTATGATGTTGGATCATGTAATATTCATCTTGACAAGAAATTATCtacataatttgataaaatatgtatCACAAACACAAGGGCTATAGCTCAGTTGGTAGAGCACCTCGTTTACACGTGCGCCAATGTTTTTCAGGGAAGTCTATCATGCAATCAAAAGAATTGATCTTTTTGAGAAATCGATGTCTTACTCCATTACTTTGAAGGAACAAAACAAGAAAGCAAAGAATCCCAAGATTCAATTATTCATTAACTACCCGTATATCTTAAGATTaagaattaaatatttttttattcatttttttttcgcgaggagctggatgagaagaaacTCTCATGTCCAGTTCTGTAGTAGAGATGGAATTCATAAACAACAACCATCAACTATAACCCCAAAAGAACCCGATTTCATAAACAACATAGAGGAAGAATGAAGGGGATATCTTATCGAGGTAATCGGATTTGTTTCGGTAGATATGCTCTTCAAGCACTTGAACCCGCTTGGATTACATCTAGACAAATAGAAGCGGGGCGCCGTGCAATGACACGAAATGTACGCCGTGGTGGAAAAGTATGGGTACGTATATTTCCAGATAAACCCGTTACGGTGAGACCTACAGAAACACGTATGGGTTCGGGGAAAGGATCTCCCGAGTATTGGGTAGCTGTCGTTAAACCGGGTAGAATACTTTATGAAATGAGCGGAGTAGCCGAAAATATAGCCAGAAAGGCTATTTCAATAGCGGCGTCAAAAATGCCTATAAAAACTCAATTCATTATTTCAGGATAGGAATATAGAACCAAAGGAAAGAAGTCTTATCTTGGGAATAAAAAAACAATTGcgagtttcctttttttttacaaacaatatttctttttttcttcgtCCTTTGTTACAATGAAAAAAGAGATTTCAAAAATGATTCAACCTCAGACCCATTTGAATGTAGCAGATAACAGCGGGGCCCGAGAATTGATGTGTATTTGAGTCATAGGAGCTAGTAATCGCCGATATGCTCATATTGGGGATGTTATTGTTGCTGTGATCAAGGAAGCAGTACCAAATACACCTCTAGAAAGATCAGAAGTGATCAGAGCTGTAATTGTACGTACTCGTAAAGAACTCAAACGCGACAACGGGATGATAATACGATATGATGACAATGCTGCCGTTGTCATTGATCAAGAAGGAAATCCAAAAGGAACTCGAATTTTTGGTGCGATCGCCCGGGAATTGAGATAGTTAAATTTCACTAAAATAGTTTCATTAGCTCCCGAGGTATTATAAGACGAGACCCAAGTATAGTTAGAGTATTttggtttgtttattttattattgtattatttattttattattatttatcatttcaatatataatttaaatatatataaattttaatatattaataatattttaatatattaataatatttaataatatataaataatattaataatataataatatagaaagaaaatatgcgttatataactaattatatacttatacttaatatattatatacctaatgtcatattttcatattctcgGGAAGTGGTGACATACGAGCACTTGattcgatttatttctttatctcCCCGTGAATTGTATGTTTGTAACAATAAGGACAAAATTTCTTCAATTCCAATCGACTGGGCGTATTGTGTCGATTTTTTTGAGTAATATACCTGGAAATACCCGTTGATTCCTTATTAACGCCGTTTCGAACACAACTGGTACATTCCAAAATAATCGTTACTCGGACATCCAATGTAGATCCAACTTTCTATTCACTCGTGGGATCTGGGCGGTCTGGGGGGGACCACCACGGCTCCTCTCTTCTCGATAATCCATACATCCCTTATCAGTGTATGGACAGCTATCTCTCGAGCACAGGTTTAGGTTCGGCCTCaatgggaaaataaaatggagcaCCTAACAACGTATCTTCACAGACCAAGAACTACGAGATCGCCCCTTTCATTCTGGGGTGACGAGGGATCGTACCATTCGAGCCTTTTTTTTTCATGCTTTTTCCGGAGGTCCGGAGAAAGCTACAATCAATAGGATTTTCCTAATCCTCCCTTCCtgaaaggaagaacgtgaaattctttttcctttccGCAGGGACCAGGAGATTGGATCTAGCCGTAAGAAGAATGCTTGGCTGATAAATAATTCACTTCTTGGTCTTCTACCCCCTCAGTCACTACGAACGCCCCTGATCAGTGCAATGCGATGTGTCTATTTATCTATCTCTTGACTCGAAATGGGTGCAGGTTTGAAAAAGGATCTTAGAGTGTTTAGGGTTGGGCCAAGAGGGTCTCTTAacgccctcttttttttttcttcccatCGGAGTTATTTCTTATTCGAATATGGAATTCAAAGGGATCAAATAGGAAATGATACTCTGAATCATAGAACTATAATGAAATATACGATCAACCAACATTTATCGAATTTGAAAAATAGTCAGAAGAAATGGTTCGATCCGCCTCCATTCCTACTTTCCGTAAGCGGGCCCGGGCCTTTTCCAGCTGTTCAATAGCCTCCCCCCCTACGTAGTTCTTCTGAATTTCGAATAGTATTCAAAATCCTCTCTTTTCGATTATCTAATAAATCACTTAATGAAAGTAGATTATCTttccattcatttttttaatttcaaaaattccatGATCCCTTCCCGAACCAAACATGAACCTTTCGATTCATTTGGCTCTCAcgcttaattatttattatttattgggAATTAATTCCTTACAGCGTTACAAAGAACTTCAGGACAGCATTACCTACGTTCTTGACAGCCCATCTTTGTCTCAGTAGAGTCTTTCAGTGGCATGTTTCGGTCCTCTTCCCCATTACTTAGAAAAAGTGAGCCACCGGTTCAGGTACAAGATACTATCATTACTGCCTGGACAATTAGACACCCAACCCGTAATCGCAACGACCCAATTGCAAGAGCGGAGCTCTACCAACTGAGCTATATCCCCCGAGCCAAGTGGAGCATGCATGAAGGAGTCAGATGCTTCTTCTATTCTTTTCCTTGGCGCAGCTGGGCCATCCTGGACTTGAACCAGAGACCTCACCCGTGAAGTAAATCATCGCACCTACGGTCCAACCAATTGGGAGAGAATCAATAGATTTCTTTTCGGGAGCGATTCA harbors:
- the LOC121226673 gene encoding ATP synthase epsilon chain, chloroplastic; amino-acid sequence: MTLNLCVLTPNRIVWDSEVKEIILSTNSGQIGVLPNHASIATAVDIGILRIRLNDQWLTIALMGSFARIGNNEITILVNDAEKGSDIDPQEAQQALEIAEANLRKAEGKRQTIEENLALRRARTRVEAINAIS
- the LOC121226670 gene encoding 50S ribosomal protein L16, chloroplastic — encoded protein: MKGISYRGNRICFGRYALQALEPAWITSRQIEAGRRAMTRNVRRGGKVWVRIFPDKPVTVRPTETRMGSGKGSPEYWVAVVKPGASNRRYAHIGDVIVAVIKEAVPNTPLERSEVIRAVIVRTRKELKRDNGMIIRYDDNAAVVIDQEGNPKGTRIFGAIARELR